One Rhinolophus ferrumequinum isolate MPI-CBG mRhiFer1 chromosome 10, mRhiFer1_v1.p, whole genome shotgun sequence genomic window, cCTCGCCTTGAGGCTCTGACTTATTTCCCCACCCCATGCAGTCCTGAGCTCACCCCAGGCTCCCCAGACACCATGTGTGAAACTTCTACAGAGCCAGGAAAAGCCTGCATATTGGAAGCCCTAACTTACTCCCTTACACTTTTGCAACTTGCTCTCCGCCTGTCCTGTGCAGAATCATACATGTTCCTGGGACTACTGGGGTTGAGCTGGGGTGAGCCACAGAGGACCAGAAGGGAGAGGCCCCCACTGCTCCAAAAGTAACCACAACTCAGGCCTGGGAGAGTTGGGCTGAATCACAGCAGGGTTAGAGCAGGGATACACGTTCCAGTTGGGTCCCTGCTGACCCCTCCCACATCGGTTGCTCTTCTGCCCCATCTCCCTGGCTTCGTGCACCCCCTGCTGGCCTTTGGTGTAATAGCCAGATCTTTTCACCCCAAGCCCAAGGCCTCCCAGTGTACAGCTGGGGAAATACGTTCCAAGAcgtccagtggatgcctgaaacagcGAATAGTACCTAACCCTAATCAACTTCTTCATCTCTGCTGGTAATGTGACAGCAGCTTTTTCGCTAGCAGACGCAAtctctccagtaatttttatattttttagtccaaacctattcctgaatctgtaTAATCATTCCTCAGTTTTCAGTAAATGTCatttcaggggatcccttgctgaagtcttcatAAAGGCTCAGTGCTTTCTGTGACAACACACTGCTGTCAATAGGAACATATTTTCTGCTCCTGTCTTCTACACACAAATTTAATGTCTTTTCCACCTTAACTAGGCACTTATCACATACTGTGGCTGAAACTTTTGCCGTTTGAGGTGCAATAGTAAAACcaacatgaatttctttttccttcttcacaaatGGTTGGATTGAAGATTCATTCTTActatagatcttagcaacctcagcataggatatttttttttcttaagtcaagaactttcaccttttcacttaaaaggcagcactagacaaagggatgatccTCATCCAGGTAGGACAGAGCAGGAAAGtgggagatttcatcatgctactcagaacagcaagcaatttaaaacttatgaattgtttatttctggaattttctatttaatatttttagaccacGTGTGACCACagataactgaaaccacagataaggggcaCAGATaactgtatttgtatttgttctCGATTTTTGCTTTCCAAAACGCTTCTCCCTTATAAACCTTAAAACTAGTCTGGGGATATTGTCAGGAAAGGGAATACCATTTGCCAGAGAAAGAACCTGTGGCCAGGAGAAGGTAAGGGTAGAGCCAGATTCTAACCCTCCTCACTTCTACCCCTCCGAAagcccttctcctcctcccacttcAGCAGGTAGAGGTGAGCAAGGCTCTTCTGCACATGGCTCTGGTCTTTCACATCTGGTTAATTTCTGGCCTCTTCTTCCCCCATCCTCCTGTGGCTGTAGGGGAGAATCCTAAGGAGAGTAAACCGCAAGCGAGGACCACTCACCCACAGGACGTGAACCGCAAAGACCAACAGAGAAACCCAGGGCTCTCTACGAGTCCTGCCAGGCCCAATCCTGGGATTGTCCAAGACACTGAGATGGTGCGTTTGGGGCTGGGAGGGAGCCAGAGGGGTGGGGCGCCCTAGAGACACCCATCTGAGACTGCTTCCTTGGGCTTGAAGAAGTCTCCCATGTCGGTCCTGGGAGCCTGGCTAGTGGGGCCAGCGGACTGTGCAGTGGAGCGCGGCTGAAGCGGTTCTGAGGTGcctgctctcccttcccccagggcCCATGTCGCAGACATCTGGACTCAGTGCTGCAGCAACTCCAGACTGAGGTCTACCGAGGGTCTCATACCCTCTATGTGCCTAATTGTGACCATCGGGGCTTCTACCGGAAGCGGCAGGTGAGGccactcctctcctctcctctccttggtCCATCAGTACAAGGCTCTCACCAGGGATAGGGGTGCTTATATAGTTGCATAAATAAGACACGATCCCCGCCTTTAAGGCTCTCCCAACTGTAGGGTCCATGCAAACAGAATAACCAACCATAGGAATCAGACTGCCTAAGGAACACCACCTCAGAGGTGCAGAACTGTGAAGTGCTTCAGTCACCTGGAGGGCTGTGAACACACAGGTGGCTGAGTCCCACCAGAAGAGCCTGAGAATGCATTTTTAACTCTGTCCCTAGTTGATGCTGTTGGTttgggaaccacactttgagaactataGTTCTGGCCTAGAAAAATGGGCACAATTTTGTGGGTGGAGAAGAGAAGCAAGGGAAGGGAACCCAGTGGGCCTCAAGGTCCTGAGAACTGTGATGTTTCTGCACACTCAGACTCAGGCCCTTTCCCAGTCCATGGGACCCTTTCTATATGCTGGAGCCTTGGCCTCGCCTCTGATCCATATGCCTCTCTCCCCAGTGCCGCTCCTCCCAAGGGCAGCGCCGAGGTCCCTGCTGGTGTGTGGATCGGATGGGCCAGCCTCTGCCAGGGTCCCCGGACAATGATGGAAGTTCCCCCTGCTCCACTGGGAGCAGCAGCTAAGGCTGGGTGGGAGCCTGCAGGGTCACTGGCAGGACCAGGGGCTGTCATCTTGGGTCATTTGTTGAGTAATGAGTAATTCAGGGCCCTGAGCCCCTCTCCACCTTTAGGCCCTGCCCCATTGTCCCCTCACCCCTGGGACCTCACACATGACAAGATTATTGGTGTTGGCTTGGGGTGTTAATAAAGCTGTGTTGGGGTTCTCTGGTCTGCGTCTCTGTGTCCACCTCTCACATTTCTGGAGCCCCTggcccttctctctgcctcccttctctcACCCCCATAGCAGCTTTCCTTTCCCGTGGACTACCTTCCGTCCTTTCCACTGCACTTGGAATGAGGAGGCAGCCACTGGCAGAGGTTTCGAGTCCTGAAGCCTCATGCAACAACCcaccagggggtggggggtaggagtcTCAGTCATAATCTCAGACTGAGCCCACGGCCTTGGTCTGAGGTTATGATCTTGTTTCGAACACTAATCTTTGGACTCaaggaagaagaagaattaaTAGTTAATCCCCAGCAGGAACCCAACAAAGAGGAATTCTCCAAGCACTTACCCTACTGTTACTTCCTACTAAAAAGTGAAGGAAATCCTTATTTATTCAGCTCCCCCATGGGCTGGGCCCTGGACCATGTGCTTCTACCTAGACTACCTCATTTTGTGCTTACAGTAATCTGTGGGGTAGGGATTTTGCCCCTGTgtttcagaagaggaaactggcTTAAAGTATTTAGGTCACTTGCCTGAAATTACACAaccagggagagacagagggaggattTAAATCTGATTCTTCCACATGTGATAACGCCTGGCATTCGTTAGGTGctgaatatgtgtgtgttttgccTGTTGCTAAACCAAGCAGGTATAGGGAAGAGCTGACCTTTAGgggccctggcacccagcactTCCTGGAGAGGCCACAGCACCACAGTTGTCACAGGTATCAACCCCATTAGAATATTAATCCCATGCATACAATGCTTCCCAGTTGACAAGGTTCTTTCACACACCTTATTTCATGGTGTGAGGGAGCTGAGTGCACTGATACCTGAAGATGTTTCTGACTCCTCCCCAACCTTCAGCCTGCTGGGAACGAGATTGGAAGGTGAGCCATACTAGGTGATAAGCCTCAGAGAGGCAAAGTTCTCCTTCCCACAAAGGTGCACAGTCACCATTCCTGTGGAAGGGAGAGCAGGTTCGCTCAGAGCTGGGCATCTGGGTGGTGGTTGGGCTGTTGGGGGGTTGTGTCCAGGCCATCCCTGCAACAGCCCACAGAGCCTGTAGCTGAGAAGAACTGTCCTTCAGATCAGATAACCTATCGTGTTCCTGGAGGCCCCCTCCTCCCGAAAGGACTTTAGTCTTTGGTGCTGTCTGCTGAGCTGAGTGAGATGGGAGCTCAGCTGGCTGGCAGGCCgtgaaggaaaggagggaacaCGGCAGAGGCTGCCTGCTGCCCAGTCAAGACTCACATCATGGAGCCAAGGGCAGCCCGATTGCGGAGGAGAGAAGGGCCGAGGGGAGAGCAAGAGGACCCACCCTCCGGAGGTGAGCCACCCTCTGGGAGTGCAGAAAGCTCAGGAAGGGTTGGAGGTGGGGATCCCTGTAGAGAGGGGGCTCCTGCTGTCCAACTGCAATCCTTCCTGCTGTCCCGGGTAGCCTCTGCCCCTAACTGCCcagctgggagagggaggagaaaagggacatTGAGAGCTGTGGCCCTGCCTTGCCTTTCTAACTCTAACCTCAGAGGGTGAATGGAGCAGCTCCCTATTCCCTGGGTACCATGTTTCCAGTAAGGTCAGCAGGCTCCCTGCTTGCCAATGGCCTCTTCACCCCTGCCAAAATAACTTCCTCTTCTTGCTGCCCCACCCATGACACTAGATATCGACTGGCTGGGGGGCTGGGCGGCTGACAAGTGTACATAAAGCATTTCCTGGACTGGCGATGCCTCTGGGTTTGCATAAGGCCGCAGAACCCTGACTCCTCCCCCTTAGGTGTGCCCTTTAACCCCTCCTCCTAGGAAATGCTGAGGCACGTGGAGGCCCGGACTTGGTGCAATGGACCCGACATATGGAGGTGAGGGACctcagaggtcagaggtcaaaATGGACAAGTCCTGGAGTGAAGGGAGGTAGGGGTATGGACTGGTTTGGTGATAAAGACAATTTGGTTTTGAGTTCAAACCCCTCAGATCAGGTTAGAACTAAGGGTTAAGATAAAAAGGTTTGAAACACAGGTTGTCAGAGCAGGGGCCAAAAGTCAGCCAGTGCACAGTTTTTTGTTAGTGGTCAGGAGAGGGAAGATGAGTCAGGGAGAAGAGTCAAGTCAGAGATAACAAGGTAGTTGGGATTCAGATCCAGGGGCTGGAAGTGTCGCTCCTGTTGTCATTCCTTGATCTTCATTGCTGCCCTGGGAAGCCGGAGGGAGATCAATTCTTGGGGAACCTCTGGGCAGCAACTGTGCTTTCTATGCATAGCCCTTAGCAGTCCACCCATCACAGAGAGAAGCTTGGTACATGTGGGGTGAACGAGAGGATGGCTGACTGGATGGAGGGCCAGTGGGCTGTGCTTTGTCCCGCAGGCTGTGAAGATGGAGCTGCTGGATCAGTTACAGGGACAGCTGCTGGAGCTCCTGGATCGGGCCATGTCGGAGGCGGTGCAATCTTATCCACCACAAGGCGGACCTCCTTCAGATTCCTTGAGCAAGTAAGAGTCTGaggagccaggggctggggaagggctggAGCGGGTTTCTCCATCATAAGGATTACGAGCCATAAACGTCATCTCATATGTCCTTTCCCAGCACTGGCATGACTCTCATTTCAAGTTTCCCTCTTCTCTTAACGCCTCTGCCTTCCTGGTAGTATCCCCCTTGCTGTGTCCTGGTTCTGCCCTTCTGCCCgatcctgccctctgcccctagCCTTGACCTTCCCCTACCACTGCTCTTGGCTCCCAAGTATTGCTCTTCTGCGAGACCCCGCCCACTTCTCCCTGCCTTCTTCCTTTGGGTCCTGACTCAGAAGAACTGTCTCAATTCAGGACCCAGGAGCCATCCCTAAAGAAACGGAAAGTTTTCATCATTCGCAAGTCCCTGCTTGAGTAAGTCAGGGGTGAAGACGGGGTAAGAGATAAAAAAACGGGCTTTGGCTGGGGGTTCTCATTCCCAGACTCTAGGTAGTTTAGGAGAGGACTTGTAAAGGGTTTCTGAGGTTTAGTTTCCCCATTTATCCTGGGTGTGACTAGAAGAAAGGCCAACAGGATAAGAAGTGTCTGGGCTGGAAATGGCGTTGGACAGATGTCCCAGCCACATCCCCGCCCTTAGATAGAAGTTCCCAATCACTAGACCCCATCCCCACCTGTGTACAGTGACTGAGCTAGTCCACATGACCTTGAGGACCCTCCCGCACTGACATTCAGGCCCCTGTCCTTCCAGTGAGCTGATGGAGGTGCAGCATTTCCGGACCATCTACCATATGTTCATCGCCGGCCTATGTGTTTTTATCATCAGCACCCTGGCCATCGACTTCATTGATGAGGGCAGGTAGGCACGTAGATCAGATCAGACCCCTGGGGTCCCCAGGTTTCCACCTACCACTGGCCTGAGAGGGTACAAGTCCCCCATTGATTATTACAAACGCAAACAACATTCCTACCTAAAATGTGCTCAGCTTTTTCCTTCCACAGCCTTGGCTAGGCCTTGGTCTGTGGTTCCCAGGGTCAACCACTCTAGGAACAGCCACTCAAATACTTCTCAATAGGAACCTTGTCCTAAGGCAGGTATACAAGTGTGTATGCTCACATGCACACTTCCCACCCCATTGCTCTCGCACACTCTTTTCCAAGTCAGTGCCATTCAATTCAAGTGACCTCTTCTGAGCACCTCCTAAGTTCCAGCCCTGGGGGCCGGGGAGGTGAGGGGGCAGACCTCATCCCTGTCGACGGGCACTCCCAGTCTTGTGGGgaagatagacacacacacaagtgccTTGGTGGGTCATTTCTCCCACAGAGCACCCCCTGGGGATGAGCTTCTGCACCCGTGGGGGTCTGTATCTGCATGTTCTCCCCCGAAAGTAGGACTTAGGAAGCAATAAAAGGAAGAGGACCAAGGATCTGCAAGTTCAACAACAGCACTTCCTTTTAGTAAAATTGTTGCTAATATATGAGTATTATAGGATCAAATCTCAGtcaaaatttcaaatacacataaaatgacAGTCCTTCTTGACCACCACCCCCCTCAATCCCAGACCACTCCCCAGaggtaacatttttaaatagttttgagaGTTTTCCTCCAGAGCATTTTCCATGCATTCCATCCACATGTATTTAAGAACCAAAGAGCGTATCTTGGGGGGGGTTACATCAATAAGATACGGTacctattgttttgttttcactccCTAACAACCTAGCTTAGAGATTTTTCCATGTCCGTCCATTGTTTTTAATGACCGCAGTCTGGAGATGCCCGATTTTGTTCATTTAGTCCTTTCCTAAGGGACAtgtagattgtttccaattttcacCGTTGGAACCATACACTCTTAATCTAAGCAAACAAAACACTCAACAACCTGCTTTCTATTAACTCAAGTCTACAGCTACAGACactgcaaaagaacaaaactaacgAGAATCAAAGTTAAACTCTACATACATCCTATCTTAACACCTGTGGCATACAAAGTACGGAACCCTCCTGCAATACCATAAAACTCGCAGAGGGCTCTAATGGTAACGTGGAAGCAAACATTTCCTGACAGTCTGCTCCGGCAACGCTCTGTGTTAGAAGTCCCCGGCAACAGAGAGAGGTGCCATCTCGAACACCTTCAGAGATAGGGAGCTCACAAGCTTCGCAAGATACCTCAGGTTATCTTCCAAGAGCTCTGGCTGCAGAGGAAGGGGACAAAGATGGCTACACATTTGTCTACTCTGTTTCTCCCTCCCCACTGCAAGGCTCATGTTGGAGTTCGACCTATTGATCTTCAGCTTCGGACAGCTGCCCTTGGCTCTGATGACCTGGGTCCCCATGTTCCTGTCTGCTCTGCTGGTGCCTTACCAGGCTCTGCGGCTGTGGGCGAGGTCCCAGGCCGGAGGGGTCTGGACGCTGGGGATGGGCCTGGGCTGCATGCTGCTGGTCGCCCACATCGCGCTGCTCGGCGTGCTCCCGGTCCACGTGGCCTCGGAGTATCAGCTCCCGCCAGCCTCCCGCAGTGTCCTGGTCTTTGAGCAGGTGACGGACAGGGCCAAtggtggggcggggtgggtgaGCCACAAGGGTGGTGGAGGCTCAGGTGAGGGAGGGGACGCCGTGTATTATTGGAGGGGCGGAGCTAGTTACTAGGGGCGGAGCTCCTTGCGAGGGTATTTGCGTGAACCATCAAACTCCAAGGAAACGTAAACGAAGTGTGTCGGGCTACACAAATATAATCCTACTCGGCAGAGTTAGAGGGTTGGCCAGATGAAGGCTCCGCCTAGTCTTTCCTTTACCCCCTTACCCTAGATTCACCCCAACAATAATAAGGCGAtccaacaaaaagataaaaagtatggGCTCTGATGTGCTCAAAGCCACACAACAACTtaacctcccttcccctccatctCAGGTCAGGTTCCTGATGAAAAGCTACTCCTTCCTAAGAGAGGCTGTGCCTGGGATCCTTCACGCCAAAGGAGGTGAGGCCTTCTCAGCTGGCCCTGCTGTGAACTCAGTCCTCTTAGCGATTGAATAAAGCCAGAGTGGCAGGATCCTCATTAAAGCCCTAACTTTCTAAGCCCGTCTTGCCCACTGGGCACAGCTCTGGCCTCCATCTGGGCTCTGAGGGCCTCAGACATTAGATATTATCAGGTCCCATCTCTGAAAGAAATCCTGTTGCCCAGGATTTCTGGTGCTTTCCCATTTCCAGGCCTAACCTGGAAAGACCCAGGGTATGAGAATCTTCTATTGGGAAGtcaaaacagaaagagaggaagaatggGTGGGGGAAATTTCTACATGCCAAATAAAGCTTCCTGATGTACCAGAAAATGGGGTGCCTGGAATGGAAGCAAAAGAGGGGTATTAGAGAGCAGGTTCAGCTTCTGCCCAGTTtcacctctcctcccccaccgTCAGATCCAGTATCCAGCCCTCACCCCCGCACCTCTGTCCTATCCAGTTCTCCACTCCCCAGTCCCACCACCATTCCCCAGCAACCAACCGCCTcacctctgccctctctcccttctcccttcagTGATGCACTCCGCTCATTCCTCCCCAGGTAAGGGAGTCCAGGCTCCCAGTTTCTCCAGCTACTTCTATTTCCTCTTCTGCCCCACACTCATCTACAGAGAGACTTACCCCAGGTAAGACCCTACACCTTTTCCCCAAATGCCCAGGCCCATCAGGGAccttgccctcctcctcccctcctctctctgagGTCCCTCGCCTCACCCAGACACTGGCTGCTTTGTCAGGAAGCATCCCATTACAAAGAGGGGAAAGAGGTGGCAGGTAGACTATCCCTCTTCCTCACCTAGCCCATGGTGACACAAAGGTGATCACCTATCATGGTTTGCCCTAGATTGTCCTGGTTTTAGCACGGAAAACCCTAGGTCTTGGGAAACCCCTCAATCCAGAGCAAACTCCCGATGGTTGGTCACCTTAGTTGACACCCAAGCTAAAAATCCATTTGCCATCTCTGTTATGGAAGGTGCAAAGTGTTCTAGACCCCATCTCCCCAGGCCTGAGCAATTGAGGGTCTATGGAGAGAGGGCCCCAGAACCTGGGCCCCAGCTGAGCAGGGAACAAGAAACATATAATCCCATTGCTGCTGCAGGACACCCAACGTCAAGTGGAATTATGTGGCCAAGAACTTTGCCCAGGTCAGAAAATGGATTAGAAGGGTGAATCACCGGTGACTCATGGTGGCTAAGGGAGCATTTCTGGGAGTGGGGTGGCGAAAGCCTGGGGAAGAGGTTGAAGGGAGGTGCtaaagaaagaggaagcagaTACTGGGCTCGAGTCCAGTTCCAGAGTGAGGAGGCAGCTGCCAGGGCCCCTCCCAAAGTGAGATGTCTACTACTCCCTCTCCAGGCCCTGGGCTGTGTCCTCTATGCCTGTTTCATCCTGGGCCGCCTCTGTGTTCCTGTCTTTGCCAACATGAGCCGGGAGCCCTTCAGTACCCGTGCCCTGGTGCTGTCTGTCATGCACGCCACGTTGCCAGGTATGCCTACTAAGGCAGGGCTAGAGAAGGCTGCGTCCTGGGGAAGGCTTAGCAGGGAACTCCTTCCTCCCTTCGCTCTATACCTGCAGTCAGTTTCAACACCTCCTCCCTCGGAATCTCCCCTCACATCTGTTCCCTCCTATCACTGCTCATCGTGAGGGTCTCAGTTTAGATTGCCATCTGCTCCCCCCTCCATAAGAGCCTCCCACCCAAATCTTCCCTCTCCCATCTGCCCCTGAAGACATCGCTACCCAGATGAACTTCCCTCCTAGAGAGTAATCATTCCTGACCTTGCTTCAAAATCTCCAGTGACTCCCCGTTGCTGGCATCTCCAGATAAGATCTGAACTTTGGCCTGGCATTCAAGGGCTTTCCTGTGCATCACATCCCAGCATAAGCCCGCCTTTCCCTTAAAGACGTGCACTTCCATTCCTTTGGCCTTTTCTCATACTGGTCTCTCAGCTTGGAATGAGCTTTCCCTATTTTCCACTTGTTGAATCCAGTTCCTTTTTGGAGGCCCCCGTGAAGTGCCCCTACTCTAGGAAGCCTTCTTTTTTTAGCCATCAATCATCGTGACCCACCCTTTGCTCTACACTCCCAAGCACATCAATGGCCCCCATGCTTAACTCCCAGTACGTTTGACCTTGATGCATGGTTGAATatatctctcttctctctctctcccactctgtgAAGTCTTAATGGCCAGGAGCTTTGAGAGTCATCTCATACTGCCAACATCTGGCATGGAGTTCATGAG contains:
- the IGFBP6 gene encoding insulin-like growth factor-binding protein 6 produces the protein MTPHRLLPPLLLLTLLLAARPGGALARCPGCGQGVQAGCPGDCAEEEDAGLQAEGCAEAGGCLRREGQQCGVYTPNCAPGLQCQPPEEDQAPLRALLLGRGRCRRARSRSGENPKESKPQARTTHPQDVNRKDQQRNPGLSTSPARPNPGIVQDTEMGPCRRHLDSVLQQLQTEVYRGSHTLYVPNCDHRGFYRKRQCRSSQGQRRGPCWCVDRMGQPLPGSPDNDGSSPCSTGSSS
- the SOAT2 gene encoding sterol O-acyltransferase 2 — encoded protein: MEPRAARLRRREGPRGEQEDPPSGGNAEARGGPDLVQWTRHMEAVKMELLDQLQGQLLELLDRAMSEAVQSYPPQGGPPSDSLSKTQEPSLKKRKVFIIRKSLLDELMEVQHFRTIYHMFIAGLCVFIISTLAIDFIDEGRLMLEFDLLIFSFGQLPLALMTWVPMFLSALLVPYQALRLWARSQAGGVWTLGMGLGCMLLVAHIALLGVLPVHVASEYQLPPASRSVLVFEQVRFLMKSYSFLREAVPGILHAKGGKGVQAPSFSSYFYFLFCPTLIYRETYPRTPNVKWNYVAKNFAQALGCVLYACFILGRLCVPVFANMSREPFSTRALVLSVMHATLPGIFMLLLIFFAFLHCWLNAFAEMLRFGDRMFYRDWWNSTSFSNYYRTWNVVVHDWLYSYVYQDGLWLLGGQARRAAMVGVFLVSAVVHEYIFCFVLGFFYPVMLILFLVIGGPMNFMMHDRHTGPAWNVLMWTMLFLGQGIQVSLYCQEWYARRHCPPSQTTFWGLVTPRSWSCHP